The DNA segment GAGGGGGCGATGACCGCGAACTTTCGCCGCCAGCCTAAGGCGTCAGCCATTCAGGTTCCTCCGTTCGTTCTCACGCGGGGGTCCCGCGCGGAGGTTGCTGGACTCGCGTTCATGGCCCAAGGTATAACACCACAGGGTCCCGCAACTAAAGCACGCGGGCAGGACGGAAGGGACAAGATGGCGATACCGGAACGCTACAACACGGGTTACAACGTCGGCGTGGGCGGGGCGGTGGTGCGGGACGGACGGCTGTTGTTCGTCCGGCGCGCGTCGCGCCGCGGGCACGGCAACTGGCAGGTGCCCGGCGGCTTCGTCGAGCCGGACGAGACCATCGAGGATGCGGTGGTGCGGGAGGTGGCCGAGGAGGCCGGAGTGGAGGCCGAGGTCCAGGGGGTGCTTGGCGTGCGCAGCCGGTACGACGAGGACTCCGGCAACAGCCTGTACGTGGTATTGCTGCTCCGGGGACTCACCGAGGAGCCCACCCCGGACCGGCGCGAAGTGGACCGGGCGGTGTACCTTACGCTGGACGAGATCCGGGCCCTCGACCCGTTGCCGCAGACCAACTGGGAGGTCGCGCAAAGCGCCCTGGCGGCCGAGCCGCGGCTGCTGATGCCCAAGACGGCGTCGAATCAGCGGGGTCAGATCTTCAACCTGTTCATCGGTTAACCGCGCGGCGCGGCGCGGGCGTTTGGTTGCAAGATCGCACCCCTCATGTTACACGACAACCCCATGAACAACGTGGAACCGAGGTACGCCGAGCTTGCGGAAAAGTCGCTCGCCGGGCAACTCCTGTCGCCCGCGGAAATGAAGTCGGTCATCGACGGCCCGGACGAAAGGCTGCCGGAATTGCTCGAGGCCGCGTTCCGCGTCCGCTACCACTACTACGGGAAAAAGGTGCAGATCCACGTGTTGATGAACGCCAAGAGCGGCCTTTGTCCCGAGGATTGTGGCTATTGCTCCCAATCGTCGGTTTCCGA comes from the Deltaproteobacteria bacterium genome and includes:
- a CDS encoding NUDIX domain-containing protein; the protein is MAIPERYNTGYNVGVGGAVVRDGRLLFVRRASRRGHGNWQVPGGFVEPDETIEDAVVREVAEEAGVEAEVQGVLGVRSRYDEDSGNSLYVVLLLRGLTEEPTPDRREVDRAVYLTLDEIRALDPLPQTNWEVAQSALAAEPRLLMPKTASNQRGQIFNLFIG